The window GCCCAGCACATAAGCACATTCGGCAATGACACACTCAAGTATGACGGCATTTACCCTGCCCTCATATACTTTATCAAAAAAAACGTCTGCTTCAATATAATGCTCAGGGGCATCTTTAATCAGATAACGAAGAATTACATTAGTATCAGGAATTACGGTTTCTTTCATGCACTACCTCTTCCCACACCTTCTCCCTTGCTTTCTTTATCGGGATATACTCGTTCGAATATTTACTTAAAGCCCCACCAACTTTTCTTACGGGCCGTAGAATAAGAACTTGACCATCGGATTCAATCTCAACCGATTTTGATTTTAATATAGTTCTAAATTTAGCCGGTATGGTTATCTGTCCTTTTGATGTTATCG of the Desulfomonilia bacterium genome contains:
- a CDS encoding AbrB/MazE/SpoVT family DNA-binding domain-containing protein, giving the protein MAITATITSKGQITIPAKFRTILKSKSVEIESDGQVLILRPVRKVGGALSKYSNEYIPIKKAREKVWEEVVHERNRNS